In the genome of Pseudarthrobacter sp. IC2-21, one region contains:
- the pta gene encoding phosphate acetyltransferase, with protein sequence MAKGIYVSATTPGSGKSLIALGLADTLHRHADRIGFFKPVVHGPDAAEDPMVALMKARFGLDDDRCRGGLTSGEVRALLADGKRAEIDARCVEIFAGIARHCDVVIVEGTDLTGQDAAVEFDLNARLANNLSAQVVAVVGAKGLSVAEAAAAVEVARKELIAEKCSLLAIMVNRADATLVDRIAAEVKVGVSGRPVYVLPELEEIARPTTGEVATALGVRQIAGRADMERDVKDIKVAAMNVGNFLNVLDEGALVIVPGDRADVMVACLASSFSPEFPVPSALILTGGLAPDANIYPLLAQAPFPVFSAGEDTYMTAKRVSEVRSEIWSGHRRKVASALGLWSKRVDEAELVERLHLPRLERMTPLRFLHDLIERARAQRRHVVLPEGTDVRILRAAEILHRRDVCDLTLLGPEPDVRELAAANGIDLSGINIVDPATSELRQKFAEKYAELRAHKGVDLAKALEIMQDGSYFGTMMVQLGVVDGMVSGAAHTTAHTIRPALEFVKTRDGVKIVSSVFLMLMPDRVLVYGDCAVNPDPNVEQLADIALASAETAAQFGVEPRVAMLSYSTGGSGSGEAVDEVRQATELVRQRRPDLAVEGPIQYDAAVDAAIAESKMPGSTVAGQATVFIFPDLNTGNNTYKAVQQSSGAVAVGPVLQGLRKPVNDLSRGCTVEDIVNTVAITAIQAQVPADSNAGSLKVPSAGNFGR encoded by the coding sequence ATGGCCAAAGGCATTTACGTCAGCGCAACCACTCCGGGCTCGGGCAAATCCCTGATCGCCCTGGGCCTCGCGGACACACTTCACCGGCACGCGGACCGGATCGGCTTCTTCAAGCCGGTGGTTCACGGCCCGGATGCGGCCGAAGACCCCATGGTGGCGCTGATGAAGGCGCGTTTCGGACTCGACGACGACCGGTGCCGCGGTGGACTGACTTCAGGCGAGGTGCGCGCCCTGCTGGCCGACGGGAAACGGGCCGAGATCGATGCCCGCTGCGTGGAGATCTTTGCCGGGATCGCCCGGCACTGCGACGTGGTGATCGTGGAGGGGACGGACCTGACCGGTCAGGACGCCGCCGTCGAATTCGACCTCAACGCCCGGCTGGCCAACAACCTTTCTGCCCAGGTAGTGGCCGTGGTGGGGGCCAAGGGGCTCAGCGTGGCGGAAGCTGCGGCCGCCGTCGAAGTTGCCCGCAAGGAACTGATCGCGGAGAAGTGCTCGCTGCTGGCCATCATGGTGAACCGCGCCGACGCGACGTTAGTGGACAGGATCGCGGCCGAGGTGAAGGTGGGAGTCTCCGGCCGGCCGGTGTATGTCCTCCCCGAGTTGGAGGAGATCGCCCGGCCCACCACCGGCGAGGTGGCCACAGCGCTGGGTGTGCGGCAGATCGCCGGCCGTGCGGACATGGAACGCGACGTGAAGGACATCAAGGTCGCGGCCATGAACGTGGGCAACTTCCTGAACGTCCTGGATGAGGGCGCCCTGGTGATCGTCCCGGGGGACCGTGCGGACGTGATGGTGGCCTGCCTGGCGTCGTCGTTCTCGCCGGAATTTCCGGTGCCGTCTGCCCTGATCCTCACCGGCGGCCTCGCGCCGGACGCCAACATCTATCCGCTCCTGGCGCAGGCGCCGTTCCCGGTGTTTTCCGCCGGCGAGGACACCTACATGACGGCCAAGCGCGTCTCCGAAGTCCGCAGCGAGATCTGGTCCGGGCACCGCCGCAAGGTGGCCTCCGCCCTGGGCCTGTGGTCCAAGCGGGTGGACGAGGCAGAGCTTGTGGAACGCCTGCACCTGCCCCGCCTGGAACGGATGACCCCGCTGCGGTTCCTGCACGACCTCATCGAGCGGGCCCGCGCGCAGCGCCGGCACGTGGTGCTGCCGGAAGGGACGGACGTGCGCATCCTGCGCGCCGCGGAAATCCTGCACCGCCGCGACGTGTGCGACCTGACCCTGCTGGGCCCCGAACCGGATGTCCGGGAGCTTGCCGCGGCCAACGGCATCGACCTGTCCGGAATCAACATCGTGGACCCGGCCACCTCGGAGCTGCGCCAGAAGTTTGCCGAAAAGTACGCCGAACTGCGGGCGCACAAGGGCGTGGACCTGGCCAAGGCGCTGGAAATCATGCAGGACGGCAGCTACTTCGGGACCATGATGGTCCAGCTGGGCGTGGTGGACGGCATGGTCTCCGGCGCCGCGCACACCACCGCGCACACCATCCGGCCCGCGCTGGAGTTCGTGAAAACCCGCGACGGCGTCAAGATCGTCTCCTCGGTGTTCCTGATGCTCATGCCGGACCGGGTGCTGGTCTACGGCGACTGCGCCGTGAACCCGGACCCCAACGTTGAGCAGCTGGCGGACATTGCGCTGGCCTCGGCCGAGACCGCCGCGCAGTTCGGCGTGGAACCCCGGGTGGCCATGCTGTCCTACTCCACCGGCGGCTCCGGCTCCGGCGAGGCGGTGGACGAAGTCCGGCAGGCCACCGAACTGGTGCGCCAGCGCCGCCCGGATCTCGCCGTCGAAGGCCCCATCCAGTACGACGCCGCCGTGGACGCCGCCATCGCGGAGTCCAAAATGCCCGGCTCCACCGTGGCAGGGCAGGCAACCGTGTTCATCTTCCCGGACCTGAACACCGGCAACAACACGTACAAGGCGGTGCAGCAGAGCTCGGGGGCGGTCGCCGTCGGGCCCGTCCTGCAGGGGCTCCGGAAGCCGGTCAATGACCTCTCCCGCGGCTGCACGGTGGAGGACATCGTGAACACCGTGGCCATCACGGCCATCCAGGCGCAGGTTCCGGCGGACAGCAACGCGGGGTCACTTAAAGTCCCCTCCGCAGGTAACTTTGGGCGTTAA